A window from Mus caroli chromosome 2, CAROLI_EIJ_v1.1, whole genome shotgun sequence encodes these proteins:
- the Ggt7 gene encoding glutathione hydrolase 7 isoform X3, with product MVKGLHEAHQLYGRLPWSQVLAFAAAVAQDGFNVTHDLAHALAEQLPPNASDRFLDTFLPLGHPPLPGSLLRRPDLAEVLDILGTSGPAAFYNGGNLTLEMVAEAQHAGGVITEEDFSNYSALTEKPVCGVYRGHLVLSPPPPHTGPALISALNILEGFNLTSLVSREQALHWVAETLKIALALASRLGDPVYDSTITESMDDMLSKVEAANFRGHISDSQAAPAPLLPVYELDGAPTAAQVLVMGPDDFIVAMVSSLNRPFGSGLLTPSGILLNSQMLDFSWPNRTANHSAPSLENSVQPGKRPLSFLLPTVVRPAEGLCGTYLALGANGAARGLSGLTQVLLNVLTLNRNLSDSLARGRLHPDLQSNLLQVDSEFTEEEIEFLEARGHHVEKVDVLSWVHGSRRTNTFIIGVKDPRSPDAAGATIL from the exons ATGGTGAAAGGGCTACATGAAGCTCACCAGCTCTATGGCAG GCTGCCCTGGTCCCAAGTCCTGGCCTTCGCAGCAGCTGTGGCCCAAGATGGCTTCAACGTGACCCATGATCTAG CTCATGCCTTGGCTGAGCAGCTGCCTCCCAATGCATCTGACCGCTTCCTGGATACTTTCCTGCCACTGGGTCACCCACCCTTGCCTGGCTCCCTGCTGCGACGGCCTGATCTCGCCGAGGTACTGGATATACTCGGCACTTCTGGCCCTGCTGCCTTCTACAACGGTGGCAACCTCACACTGGAGATGGTGGCTGAG GCTCAGCACGCAGGCGGTGTCATAACCGAGGAGGACTTCAGCAACTATAGTGCTCTCACGGAGAAGCCTGTGTGTGGAGTGTACCGAG GCCACCTGGTTCTcagtcccccacccccgcacACAGGCCCGGCCCTCATCAGTGCTCTCAACATCCTGGAGGGCTTCAACCTCACCAGCCTGGTGTCCCGTGAGCAAGCGCTTCACTGGGTAGCAGAG ACCCTGAAGATTGCATTGGCCCTGGCTAGCAGACTGGGAGACCCTGTCTATGATTCTACCATCACTGAGAGCATGGACGACATGCTCAG CAAGGTGGAGGCCGCCAACTTCCGGGGCCACATCAGTGACTCTCAGGCAGCCCCTGCCCCACTCCTGCCTGTCTATGAGCTGGACGGGGCTCCCACTGCTGCCCAGGTGCTGGTCATGGGCCCTGATGACTTCATCGTAGCCATGGTCAG CTCCCTGAACCGGCCTTTTGGAAGTGGCCTCCTCACTCCCTCCGGGATCCTTCTCAACAGCCAGATGCTAGACTTCTCCTGGCCCAACAGGACAGCTAACCACTCTGCACCCAGCCTG GAGAACTCGGTACAGCCAGGGAAGCggcccctctctttccttctgcccacTGTAGTCCGACCAGCAGAAGGGCTCTGTGGGACCTACCTCGCTCTGGGGGCCAACGGAGCTGCTCGAGGCCTCAGTGGCCTGACCCAG GTTCTACTGAATGTCCTGACCTTGAACAGGAACCTGAGTGACAGCCTGGCCCGAGGACGCCTACACCCAGACCTGCAGTCCAACCTCCTGCAGGTCGACA GTGAGTTCACTGAGGAAGAGATTGAGTTCCTGGAAGCCAGGGGTCACCACGTGGAGAAGGTAGATGTCTTATCCTGGGTCCACGGCAGTCGGAGAACCAACACCTTCATCATCGGTGTGAAGGACCCTCGGAGCCCGgatgcagctggagccaccatCCTGTAG